The Algoriphagus sanaruensis genome window below encodes:
- a CDS encoding glycosyltransferase family 4 protein, with translation MKILFILHFPPPLHGAAMVGQYIKSSKVINQSFDGNYVNLSTSSTVDDIGKSGIRKWVKYLKIVAKVFHQGLFNRPDLAYITLTSNGPGLIKDAGIVFIFQLLGLPHVFHFHNKGVKKYSQTLFGKFLYPFVFKKAQIILLSPLLFSDIENYVSETRVHYCTNGILDMRFAVKDEYSSKGPIEILFLSNLIRSKGVLDLLGACSLLKNSTVNFRLTIAGGEGDISSVELEKLILKYDLEDYIIYKGKVQGEDKKSVFHKADIFVHPTHEDCFPLVLLEAMQAGLPIISTYEGAIPEIVEDGVTGLLVPFKSPAKLANAILVLCENPVLREAFGKAGKEKFQREYTLEKFENRFVRILSSIN, from the coding sequence TTGAAAATTCTTTTTATTCTACATTTTCCACCACCACTCCATGGTGCAGCAATGGTGGGGCAATATATCAAATCTAGTAAGGTAATTAACCAGTCTTTTGATGGTAACTATGTTAATCTTAGTACTTCTTCTACAGTAGATGATATTGGGAAATCTGGAATTAGAAAATGGGTTAAATATTTGAAGATTGTAGCTAAAGTCTTCCATCAGGGATTATTCAATAGACCTGATTTAGCTTATATAACTTTAACCTCAAATGGACCAGGTTTAATTAAGGATGCTGGGATTGTCTTTATTTTTCAATTACTCGGTCTTCCTCATGTTTTTCATTTTCATAATAAAGGTGTAAAGAAGTATTCTCAAACTCTTTTTGGAAAATTCTTATATCCATTTGTTTTCAAAAAAGCTCAGATAATCTTGCTCTCTCCATTGCTCTTTTCAGATATTGAAAATTACGTTTCCGAGACTCGTGTTCATTATTGTACAAATGGAATTCTTGATATGAGATTTGCTGTAAAAGATGAATATTCATCAAAAGGCCCCATTGAAATTCTTTTTTTATCCAATCTGATTAGAAGCAAAGGGGTTTTAGATCTTTTGGGTGCTTGTTCATTGTTAAAGAATAGTACAGTCAACTTTCGCTTGACAATAGCTGGAGGAGAAGGAGATATAAGCTCGGTCGAATTAGAAAAGTTGATTTTGAAATATGATTTGGAGGATTACATTATTTACAAAGGAAAGGTTCAAGGAGAGGATAAAAAATCCGTTTTTCATAAAGCAGATATTTTTGTTCATCCCACACATGAAGATTGTTTTCCTTTGGTTTTATTAGAAGCTATGCAGGCAGGTTTACCAATTATATCTACTTATGAAGGAGCTATTCCGGAAATAGTTGAGGATGGTGTAACTGGACTTTTAGTTCCTTTTAAATCACCAGCAAAACTTGCAAATGCAATTCTTGTTTTGTGTGAAAATCCTGTATTAAGAGAAGCCTTTGGAAAAGCTGGAAAGGAAAAGTTTCAAAGAGAATATACCTTGGAAAAGTTTGAAAATCGTTTTGTGAGAATTTTATCAAGCATTAATTAA
- a CDS encoding glycosyltransferase family 4 protein, whose product MKKKTALISPILTHYRINFYKELNSAIDNNLICYFQNKNKNDGRPAIKIDGSDSLFNNYKNNQIRISSFNLKFSWDLILKIKREKVEVLIIEGATSNITSWVFLLFKEFLNLRIVVWACGWYPEGHSIFVKRIKTFAEKLFFSRANSIITYSTKAKLNFERLGINKPIYVAYNGIDLDTFKFDIEKVLFKSLELKNSSKKVFLYVGGIFEDKKVKFLIEAFNKFNFVNKDSILWVIGDGPMKNELELFVKNHNFQNILFLGRIEKDVDYYFSAADFFVLPGIGGLALNQAMLWKTPCIVSEADGTEDDLVIDEITGFRFIKNDMDSLVLKMGQAYNLSEQEYIKMGAKAQDLIIQRSNTDQMVKTFRKVIDLYSNQF is encoded by the coding sequence ATGAAGAAAAAGACTGCTCTGATATCTCCAATTTTAACTCATTATAGAATTAATTTTTATAAGGAATTAAATTCTGCTATTGATAATAATCTTATCTGTTATTTTCAAAACAAGAATAAAAATGATGGTAGACCTGCAATTAAAATTGATGGATCTGATTCCTTATTTAATAATTATAAAAATAATCAAATTAGAATAAGTTCATTTAATCTGAAATTTAGTTGGGATTTGATTCTTAAAATAAAAAGAGAAAAGGTAGAGGTTCTTATTATTGAAGGTGCAACAAGTAATATTACTTCTTGGGTTTTTCTTTTATTTAAAGAATTTTTAAATTTAAGAATCGTAGTTTGGGCTTGTGGCTGGTATCCTGAAGGACATTCAATTTTTGTTAAGCGCATTAAAACCTTTGCGGAAAAATTGTTTTTTTCTAGAGCTAACTCTATTATAACATATAGTACAAAAGCAAAATTAAATTTTGAAAGATTGGGAATTAATAAACCAATTTATGTGGCGTATAATGGAATTGATTTGGATACCTTTAAATTTGATATTGAAAAAGTTTTATTCAAGAGTCTTGAGCTTAAAAATTCATCAAAAAAAGTATTTCTTTATGTAGGAGGTATTTTTGAGGATAAGAAAGTTAAATTTTTAATAGAAGCTTTCAATAAATTCAATTTTGTGAATAAGGATTCTATTTTATGGGTTATTGGTGATGGACCAATGAAAAATGAATTGGAATTATTTGTTAAAAATCATAATTTTCAAAACATTTTATTTTTAGGAAGGATTGAAAAAGATGTTGATTATTATTTTAGTGCTGCAGATTTTTTTGTATTACCTGGAATAGGTGGGCTAGCTTTAAATCAAGCAATGCTTTGGAAAACTCCGTGTATTGTATCAGAAGCAGATGGTACAGAGGATGATTTAGTTATAGATGAAATTACTGGTTTTAGATTTATAAAAAATGATATGGATTCATTAGTTTTAAAAATGGGACAAGCCTATAATTTATCAGAACAAGAATATATTAAAATGGGTGCAAAGGCTCAAGACTTAATTATTCAAAGAAGTAATACTGATCAAATGGTCAAAACTTTTCGGAAAGTAATTGATCTTTATTCAAATCAATTTTGA
- a CDS encoding lipopolysaccharide biosynthesis protein, with product MIKSIFKGSLFKLFDFIRPLIVIPFFIRTYGVESYGIYVQIILMSSLAFPIIDLGIGMGIQRYSQELKNIKDRLEVFKAQRFFILLFVFFYFGIISIPSIRDLLFGKFESFLLIFSTLAYVIIFSLNNTLQGVLRADSKIGKLVKYRGLFAVIEAAMLIAILQVHKQFDYIYVSAMVLAQSAYFYYLNKEANGIGTRFQIDLKFTDKTKEFFRYSLFLIPSALIGWITSSSDRFFITSYFGPEYTGYYSAIAQYAGYMNLIVFPFTFVFFKEYGRLYDEDFKKFLRFYGKTFFICVALSVIYFIIFFLLSIPIYKLYLGLEIRPEFRTLLLWFLISFFLINISSFLSIYMLISKNTKSMLFAIIAGSLANIVLNGFFLENYFYVNASYYWAISVGIQVIIMVSFIFKNILKFEKSIIC from the coding sequence GTGATTAAATCTATATTTAAAGGCTCACTTTTTAAGTTATTCGATTTTATAAGGCCTTTAATTGTTATCCCATTTTTTATTAGAACCTATGGGGTAGAATCGTATGGGATTTATGTGCAGATAATTTTGATGTCATCTTTGGCGTTTCCAATAATAGATTTGGGAATTGGAATGGGGATTCAAAGATATTCACAAGAGTTAAAAAATATTAAAGATAGACTAGAGGTATTTAAAGCTCAGAGATTTTTTATTTTACTATTTGTTTTTTTTTATTTTGGTATAATAAGTATTCCTTCAATTAGAGATCTATTATTTGGTAAGTTTGAGTCTTTCTTACTCATTTTTTCTACATTGGCCTATGTTATTATATTTTCTTTAAACAACACATTACAAGGTGTCTTACGTGCCGATTCCAAAATTGGAAAACTTGTAAAATACCGCGGATTATTTGCTGTTATTGAAGCCGCGATGCTTATTGCCATTTTGCAGGTACACAAACAATTTGATTATATATACGTTTCAGCGATGGTATTGGCTCAATCTGCTTATTTCTATTACCTAAATAAAGAGGCTAATGGTATTGGAACCCGATTCCAAATTGATTTAAAATTCACGGATAAAACCAAGGAATTTTTCAGGTATTCACTTTTTTTGATACCGAGTGCATTAATAGGTTGGATTACATCATCTAGCGATCGTTTTTTTATTACGAGTTATTTTGGACCTGAGTATACAGGATATTATTCAGCGATAGCCCAATATGCAGGTTATATGAATCTTATTGTATTTCCATTCACTTTTGTTTTTTTTAAAGAATATGGAAGGTTATATGACGAAGATTTTAAGAAATTTTTACGTTTTTATGGTAAGACATTCTTTATTTGTGTTGCATTGAGTGTAATATATTTTATTATTTTCTTTTTACTGAGTATTCCTATTTATAAACTTTATCTAGGACTTGAAATAAGACCTGAATTTAGAACTCTTTTGTTATGGTTTTTAATCAGCTTCTTCCTTATTAATATTTCAAGTTTTCTATCAATCTATATGCTTATTTCGAAGAACACAAAATCTATGTTATTTGCAATTATAGCAGGTTCTTTAGCCAATATTGTTTTAAATGGTTTTTTTTTAGAAAATTATTTTTACGTGAACGCTTCCTATTATTGGGCTATAAGTGTAGGTATTCAAGTAATTATTATGGTTAGTTTTATATTTAAAAATATTTTAAAATTTGAAAAAAGTATTATTTGTTGA
- a CDS encoding cytidylyltransferase domain-containing protein: MITDTLFIIPARGGSKGLPRKNILPINGKPMICYTIDAARGVTSDENICISTDDLEIKKVVEDYGLNVHFLRPAELATDTSGTREVLLHALEFYQNELMRNYSKICLLQPTSPLRTSHHIQEAYQLWSDDLDMVVSVKESKSNPYFNLYEEQPNGFLRKSKDGNYERRQDSPKIWEFNGAIYFIKTQSIQSIQIIEFKKIEKYIMNEEDSVDVDNMIDFKLINFLIE; encoded by the coding sequence GTGATTACAGATACACTGTTTATTATTCCTGCTAGAGGTGGTTCGAAGGGACTACCAAGGAAAAATATTTTACCTATCAATGGTAAACCAATGATCTGTTATACTATTGATGCTGCAAGAGGTGTGACAAGTGATGAAAATATTTGTATCTCTACAGATGACTTAGAAATAAAAAAAGTAGTTGAGGATTATGGGCTAAACGTTCATTTTTTACGTCCTGCCGAATTGGCTACTGATACCTCGGGAACTAGAGAGGTACTATTGCATGCGCTGGAATTTTACCAAAATGAATTAATGCGGAATTATTCAAAAATATGTTTGTTACAGCCCACAAGTCCCTTGCGTACTTCTCATCATATTCAGGAGGCTTATCAACTTTGGAGTGATGATTTAGATATGGTGGTTTCAGTAAAAGAAAGTAAATCAAATCCCTACTTCAATCTTTATGAAGAACAGCCAAATGGTTTCTTAAGGAAATCAAAGGATGGAAATTATGAAAGAAGGCAAGATTCTCCAAAAATTTGGGAATTTAATGGAGCTATCTATTTTATAAAAACCCAGTCAATACAATCTATTCAAATTATAGAATTTAAAAAGATTGAGAAATATATAATGAATGAGGAAGATTCAGTAGATGTTGATAATATGATTGATTTTAAATTGATAAATTTTTTAATTGAATAG
- a CDS encoding nucleotidyltransferase family protein, with product MQTFHRHITDINTPVREALKQLDTLASDAILFLVDDNNVLLGSLTDGDLRRGFIKGLGFENHLSEFIQPNPKYIQQGNYDLNEIIELRKKHFSIFPVVNAQMQILNVVNFKHQKSYLPVDALIMAGGRGERLKPLTDTTPKPLLKIGDKPIIEHNIDRLATFGVDDIWLSLRYLGEQLEEYFGDGSKKGIRLKYVWEKDPLGTAGALGLVNDFVHNHILMMNSDLLTNIDFEDFFLFFQKEEADLAVACIPYQVNIPYAVMETENSLVKGLKEKPTYTHYSNAGIYLMKKEVVDFLPKQNHFNATDLMEVLISERKKVVAYPLLGYWLDIGKHEDYQKAQIEINQIKL from the coding sequence ATGCAAACTTTTCATAGGCATATAACCGATATCAATACCCCTGTCAGGGAAGCGTTAAAGCAACTTGATACTTTAGCATCTGACGCCATACTTTTTCTGGTTGATGATAATAATGTTTTGCTAGGATCACTAACCGATGGAGATTTGAGAAGAGGATTCATCAAAGGTTTGGGATTTGAAAATCATTTATCAGAATTTATTCAACCAAACCCAAAATATATCCAACAAGGAAATTATGATTTGAACGAGATCATTGAGTTAAGGAAAAAGCATTTTTCTATTTTCCCTGTGGTCAATGCTCAGATGCAGATTCTCAATGTAGTCAATTTCAAACATCAAAAGTCATATTTACCCGTTGATGCATTGATTATGGCAGGAGGAAGAGGAGAGCGATTGAAGCCACTGACAGACACTACTCCCAAGCCACTTTTAAAAATTGGAGATAAACCCATTATAGAGCATAATATTGATCGACTTGCTACTTTTGGTGTGGATGATATTTGGTTATCTCTTAGATATCTAGGAGAACAACTGGAAGAATATTTTGGAGATGGATCTAAAAAGGGAATTCGTTTAAAATATGTTTGGGAGAAAGATCCTTTAGGAACAGCAGGAGCATTGGGATTAGTTAATGATTTTGTACATAATCATATTTTGATGATGAACTCTGATCTTTTAACCAACATAGATTTTGAAGATTTCTTTTTGTTTTTCCAGAAGGAGGAGGCTGACCTTGCTGTAGCCTGTATTCCATATCAAGTCAATATTCCGTATGCTGTAATGGAAACGGAAAATAGCTTAGTTAAAGGATTAAAAGAAAAACCCACTTATACTCATTATTCAAATGCTGGTATTTATTTGATGAAAAAAGAAGTAGTTGACTTTCTCCCAAAACAGAATCATTTTAATGCAACTGATTTGATGGAGGTATTAATTTCGGAAAGAAAAAAAGTGGTTGCATATCCTTTACTGGGTTATTGGTTGGATATCGGCAAGCATGAGGACTATCAGAAAGCACAAATAGAAATTAATCAAATAAAATTGTGA
- the neuC gene encoding UDP-N-acetylglucosamine 2-epimerase, translated as MIRVGLLTSSRADYGIYLPLLKAMKSDKDIDLKIIVFGTHLSKLHGYTLSQIEADGFKAFRKLESLLLGDTPNAVSSAYAITALKFSEFWENYHDEFDVVFALGDRFEMAAAVAASVPYQVKIAHLHGGETTLGAIDNIYRHSISLSSSLHFVSTEAFKKRLIQLLDDEQAEIFNVGSLSLENLVTMPLLTVHEFQQKWGIDLNIDTILVTVHPETVAFNLNEKYCREICLALEHLSVNYQIVITMPNADTAGIVFRLAFEKLGKHYTNIKLIENFGTESYFTCMKYSKLLIGNTSSGIVEAASFQKYVLNLGNRQKGRLAGENVIHLPFDSDQIERSAIDYSQKQFEGDNLYYKPNPSSSILRTLKETYANFS; from the coding sequence ATGATAAGAGTCGGGTTATTGACCAGTTCAAGAGCAGATTATGGAATCTATTTACCTTTGTTAAAGGCAATGAAAAGTGATAAGGATATTGATCTCAAGATTATTGTTTTTGGAACTCACTTGTCCAAACTTCACGGATATACTCTGTCCCAAATAGAGGCCGATGGATTCAAAGCATTTCGGAAATTAGAGTCTCTATTGTTAGGAGATACACCTAATGCTGTTTCATCTGCTTATGCTATTACAGCCCTGAAATTCTCTGAATTTTGGGAAAACTATCATGATGAATTTGATGTTGTTTTTGCCTTGGGAGATCGATTTGAAATGGCAGCTGCAGTTGCTGCCTCGGTGCCTTATCAAGTGAAAATAGCTCATCTCCATGGAGGGGAAACTACTCTTGGGGCAATTGACAATATTTACAGGCACAGTATCTCCCTTTCCAGTAGCCTTCATTTTGTTTCGACTGAAGCTTTTAAAAAAAGGTTGATCCAATTATTGGATGACGAGCAAGCTGAAATTTTTAATGTGGGCTCACTCAGTTTGGAGAATTTAGTAACTATGCCTTTACTCACAGTCCATGAATTTCAGCAAAAGTGGGGAATCGATCTCAATATTGACACCATCTTGGTAACAGTACATCCTGAAACTGTTGCTTTTAATCTTAATGAGAAATATTGTAGAGAGATTTGTTTGGCCCTGGAGCACTTGTCCGTTAACTATCAGATAGTTATTACAATGCCCAATGCAGATACTGCAGGTATAGTTTTTAGATTAGCTTTTGAAAAGCTAGGTAAGCATTACACAAATATCAAATTAATAGAAAACTTTGGAACCGAATCCTATTTCACTTGTATGAAGTATTCCAAATTATTGATAGGGAATACTTCAAGCGGAATAGTAGAAGCGGCCTCTTTTCAAAAATATGTTTTGAATTTAGGTAATAGGCAAAAAGGAAGATTGGCTGGAGAAAATGTAATCCATTTACCTTTTGATTCTGATCAGATTGAGAGAAGTGCTATTGATTATTCCCAAAAGCAATTTGAAGGAGATAATCTTTATTATAAGCCTAACCCGTCTTCTTCCATTTTACGAACTCTAAAAGAAACGTATGCAAACTTTTCATAG
- the neuB gene encoding N-acetylneuraminate synthase, with translation MSSKHVMVIAEAGVNHNGDIIKALELIDVAAEAGADFVKFQTFKAEKIVNPTAQKAVYQRNNMKDDEDTQFGMLKKLEMGEDWYPILIGRCKEKGINFLSTGFDSESIDFLNTLEIPFYKIPSGEITNKPYLQHIARKGKDIILSTGMATLNEVKAAMDAIIQEGIKKERITVLHCNTEYPTPMEDVNLLAMNLMANELGVKVGYSDHTLGIEVPVAAVALGACVIEKHFTLDRNLPGPDHAASLEPEELKAMVQGIRNIEKAIAGSGIKEPSPSEKKNIAIARKSLHLNRDLKKGEVISKDYLIALRPGDGISPMEIDEVLGKELLFDLKKGSKLLIEHLR, from the coding sequence ATGAGTAGCAAACATGTGATGGTTATAGCCGAAGCAGGAGTTAATCATAATGGAGACATTATTAAGGCATTAGAGTTGATCGATGTTGCTGCTGAGGCTGGCGCTGATTTCGTTAAGTTTCAAACATTCAAGGCGGAGAAAATAGTGAATCCAACCGCTCAGAAAGCAGTCTACCAAAGGAACAATATGAAAGATGATGAGGATACCCAATTTGGTATGCTCAAAAAGCTGGAGATGGGAGAGGATTGGTACCCTATTTTGATAGGGAGGTGTAAAGAGAAAGGGATTAACTTTCTTTCTACAGGATTTGATTCAGAAAGCATTGATTTTTTGAATACATTGGAAATTCCGTTTTATAAGATTCCTTCAGGTGAAATCACCAATAAGCCATATCTACAGCACATAGCCAGAAAAGGTAAAGATATTATTCTTTCAACAGGCATGGCTACTTTGAATGAAGTGAAGGCAGCGATGGATGCAATTATTCAAGAAGGGATAAAGAAGGAGAGAATAACGGTTCTTCACTGCAATACGGAGTATCCAACTCCCATGGAGGATGTAAATCTTTTGGCTATGAACCTAATGGCCAATGAACTTGGAGTTAAAGTAGGGTATTCAGACCATACTTTGGGAATAGAAGTGCCTGTTGCCGCAGTAGCACTTGGGGCTTGCGTCATTGAAAAGCATTTTACCTTGGATAGAAATTTACCCGGTCCGGATCATGCTGCTTCCTTAGAGCCTGAGGAATTGAAAGCCATGGTCCAAGGAATTCGGAATATTGAAAAAGCAATCGCAGGGTCTGGAATCAAGGAGCCAAGCCCTAGTGAGAAAAAAAATATTGCTATTGCAAGGAAAAGTCTTCATTTGAATAGGGATTTAAAAAAGGGTGAAGTCATAAGCAAAGATTATCTGATTGCTCTTAGACCTGGGGATGGTATTTCTCCTATGGAGATTGATGAAGTTCTTGGAAAGGAACTTTTATTTGACCTAAAAAAAGGGTCGAAACTCTTAATTGAGCACTTGAGATGA
- a CDS encoding NeuD/PglB/VioB family sugar acetyltransferase, translating into MSVSNSVFLFGYSGHAYVIIESLLDAGYQVKGYFDFKAAENNPYGLDYFGYEKEVDVKSIVGNNLVFPSIGDNSIRKNLIGLFEKLHLNQFVAVDSSANVSRTALINPSTYIGKNVIVNGQTKIGKGVILNSGCIIEHECQVSNFVHVAPGAVLCGNVSVGEECFVGANSVVKQNLMISSENVIGAGSVVISHILEKGVWVGSKLRKL; encoded by the coding sequence GTGTCCGTTTCTAATTCTGTTTTTCTTTTTGGCTATTCCGGTCACGCTTATGTGATTATTGAGTCACTTTTGGATGCTGGATATCAGGTTAAAGGGTATTTTGATTTCAAAGCTGCTGAAAATAATCCTTATGGCCTGGATTATTTTGGATATGAAAAAGAGGTAGATGTCAAATCAATTGTGGGCAATAATCTTGTTTTTCCATCAATAGGTGATAACTCGATCAGAAAAAATTTAATAGGATTGTTTGAAAAGCTTCATTTGAACCAATTTGTGGCAGTTGATTCAAGTGCCAACGTTTCAAGAACAGCATTAATTAATCCATCAACATACATTGGGAAAAATGTAATTGTGAATGGTCAAACCAAAATAGGAAAGGGTGTGATTTTAAATTCCGGATGTATTATTGAACATGAGTGTCAGGTTTCCAATTTCGTCCATGTAGCCCCGGGTGCGGTGCTTTGTGGAAATGTTTCCGTTGGAGAAGAATGCTTCGTCGGTGCTAATTCTGTTGTGAAACAAAATCTTATGATAAGTTCTGAAAATGTGATTGGAGCAGGAAGTGTGGTAATATCTCATATTTTGGAAAAAGGTGTTTGGGTTGGTTCTAAACTTAGAAAATTATGA
- a CDS encoding LegC family aminotransferase → MAYKEIIQFIQEKFKSKDFIPLHAPVFTGNERKYVLDTLDSTFVSSVGAYVDLAEKMMAEICQSQKAIAVVNGTSGLQIALQLAGVQRGEEVITQALTFVATANAIYYNGAQPVFLDVDYDTMGLSPNSVSDFLVEFGEKRESGTYNKKTGKRISACVPMHTFGFPVHLDELVEVCNSWNIPVVEDAAESLGSYYKGKHTGSFGHLGVFSFNGNKIVTSGGGGMIVTNNEAFGKKGKHLTTTAKVPHPYEFFHDEVGYNFRMPNLNAALICGQLEQLDSFLANKRELANSYADFFESKKMIFRKELENTRVNYWLMAVELENLEARNAFLKETNDSGMMTRPIWQLMYRLPMYKDCYRDGQKNAEFLEERIVNIPSSVRF, encoded by the coding sequence ATGGCCTATAAAGAAATAATTCAGTTTATTCAGGAAAAATTTAAATCCAAAGATTTTATTCCACTTCATGCTCCTGTTTTTACTGGAAATGAGCGGAAATATGTATTAGATACCTTAGACTCGACTTTTGTTTCTTCCGTAGGGGCTTATGTTGATTTAGCTGAAAAAATGATGGCTGAAATCTGCCAATCTCAAAAAGCTATTGCAGTGGTCAATGGTACTTCGGGTTTGCAAATAGCCTTGCAATTGGCAGGTGTACAAAGGGGAGAAGAAGTAATTACCCAAGCACTTACTTTTGTGGCGACTGCCAATGCCATTTATTACAATGGGGCTCAACCGGTTTTTTTGGATGTTGATTATGATACCATGGGCCTTTCTCCCAATTCAGTTTCCGATTTTTTGGTTGAGTTTGGGGAAAAAAGAGAATCAGGTACTTATAATAAAAAAACTGGAAAAAGAATTAGTGCTTGTGTTCCAATGCATACTTTTGGTTTTCCTGTTCATCTAGATGAATTAGTAGAAGTTTGTAATTCATGGAATATTCCAGTTGTTGAGGATGCCGCTGAATCCCTAGGCAGTTACTATAAGGGAAAGCATACCGGTTCTTTTGGGCATCTTGGAGTATTTTCCTTTAATGGTAATAAAATTGTCACCTCCGGTGGAGGAGGAATGATCGTGACCAATAATGAGGCTTTTGGAAAAAAGGGTAAGCACCTAACCACGACAGCAAAGGTTCCTCATCCATATGAGTTTTTCCATGATGAGGTAGGTTATAATTTCCGGATGCCTAATCTGAATGCCGCGTTGATTTGTGGACAGTTGGAGCAACTAGATTCATTTTTGGCAAATAAGAGAGAATTAGCAAATTCTTATGCAGATTTTTTTGAGAGTAAGAAAATGATTTTCAGAAAAGAACTCGAAAATACTAGAGTAAATTACTGGCTTATGGCTGTAGAATTGGAAAATCTTGAAGCGCGAAATGCTTTTTTGAAAGAGACCAATGATTCAGGAATGATGACTCGACCCATTTGGCAGCTAATGTACCGATTGCCAATGTATAAGGATTGTTACAGAGATGGTCAAAAGAATGCTGAATTTTTGGAAGAACGTATAGTTAATATTCCAAGTAGTGTCCGTTTCTAA
- a CDS encoding UDP-N-acetylglucosamine 4,6-dehydratase, translated as MNILNLIGRAELLFERDISSNEVILSQIVSNSKFLVIGAAGSIGQAVTKEIFKRNPKKLHAIDISENNLVELVRDIRSSFGYIEGDFRTFALDISSPIYDAFIESDGQYDYVLNLSALKHVRSEKDPFTLMRMIEVNILNTLKTIRHSKEKGVKKYFCVSTDKAANPVNMMGASKRIMELYLMRESKDISISTARFANVAFSDGSLLHGFNQRIQKRQPIVAPNDIKRYFVTPQESGELCLMSCLLGDNKDIFFPKLSEELHLITFAEIAINYLNQLGYKPYICSSEEEARQFFENEEKKGISPSEFEVWPCYFTKSDTTGEKDFEEFFMEGEQLDLNRFENLGIVKSSLSYADEKLEWFLSEIQKLKEKKQWAKTDLLNLFNELLPAFDHKETGKYLDAKM; from the coding sequence ATGAATATACTTAATCTTATAGGAAGAGCTGAGTTGCTTTTTGAAAGAGATATATCTTCTAATGAGGTAATTTTATCCCAAATAGTATCAAACTCTAAATTTCTGGTCATTGGTGCTGCAGGATCTATTGGTCAGGCTGTGACTAAGGAAATTTTTAAAAGAAATCCAAAAAAACTGCATGCTATTGATATCAGTGAAAACAATCTAGTGGAGCTTGTAAGGGATATCAGAAGTTCCTTTGGCTATATTGAGGGAGATTTCAGGACTTTTGCTTTGGATATTTCATCACCAATTTATGATGCTTTTATAGAATCAGATGGTCAATATGATTATGTATTGAACTTGTCTGCACTTAAACATGTAAGAAGTGAGAAAGACCCCTTTACCTTAATGCGGATGATTGAGGTCAATATTCTAAATACCCTCAAGACTATTCGTCACTCCAAAGAAAAAGGAGTAAAGAAATATTTCTGCGTGTCCACAGATAAAGCAGCTAACCCAGTTAATATGATGGGAGCTTCCAAGCGGATCATGGAGCTATATTTAATGCGAGAGAGTAAGGATATTTCAATCTCTACAGCTAGGTTTGCCAATGTAGCCTTTTCTGATGGGTCTTTGCTTCACGGTTTTAACCAAAGAATTCAAAAAAGACAACCTATAGTTGCTCCAAATGATATCAAAAGATACTTTGTAACTCCTCAGGAGTCAGGAGAACTCTGTTTAATGTCATGCTTATTAGGAGACAATAAGGATATATTCTTTCCAAAGCTTAGTGAAGAATTACACTTAATCACCTTCGCTGAAATTGCAATAAACTATTTAAACCAATTAGGCTACAAGCCCTACATCTGTTCATCTGAAGAAGAAGCCCGTCAGTTTTTTGAAAACGAAGAGAAAAAAGGCATTTCACCGAGCGAATTCGAAGTTTGGCCCTGCTACTTTACAAAAAGTGATACCACAGGAGAAAAGGATTTTGAAGAATTCTTTATGGAAGGGGAACAATTGGATTTGAATAGGTTCGAAAATTTAGGAATCGTGAAAAGTAGCCTTTCATATGCAGATGAAAAGTTGGAATGGTTCCTTTCTGAAATCCAAAAGTTGAAAGAGAAAAAGCAGTGGGCAAAAACTGATTTGCTCAATTTATTTAATGAATTATTGCCCGCATTTGATCATAAGGAAACGGGAAAGTATTTGGATGCCAAAATGTGA